A section of the Oncorhynchus gorbuscha isolate QuinsamMale2020 ecotype Even-year linkage group LG06, OgorEven_v1.0, whole genome shotgun sequence genome encodes:
- the rnf151 gene encoding RING finger protein 151, which yields MSGGYDVDLFVDGPDYDLLCTICRAVLRCPVRVACNHVFCKTCILQWLRRQETCPCCRNTISPSFMFVMYKLSKTISRLRIKCNNEGCSATFPLSEEFLHSSSCQFQRVSCPHQGCGSLVPRSALEVHSQHCQHWSQLCPMGCGTLLTPATQPQHNCFRQLRQHVEAQRQSHRAIASALRRKMGRMQTAMTHVRRQVALICESLEVMGEGEEEGEGEEGGEVYEGYGEGETTGESNTSSSSSSS from the exons ATG agtggGGGTTACGACGTGGACCTGTTTGTGGACGGTCCAGACTATGACCTGCTCTGCACCATCTGTAGAgctgtcctgaggtgtcctgtcAGAGTGGCCTGTAACCATGTCTTCTGCAAGACCTGCATCCTACAGTGGCTCAGGAG ACAGGAGACATGTCCCTGCTGTAGGAACACTATCAGTCCCAGCTTTATGTTCGTCATGTACAAATTGAGTAAAACTATCAGCCGCCTCAGGATTAAG TGTAACAATGAGGGATGCTCAGCCACTTTCCCTCTGTCTGAGGAGTTCCTCCATAGTTCCTCCTGCCAGTTCCAGAGGGTCTCATGCCCCCACCAGGGCTGTGGTTCCTTGGTGCCCCGCTCAGCCCTGGAGGTCCACTCACAGCACTGCCAGCACTGGAGCCAGCTCTGCCCCATGGGCTGTGGTACTCTGCTCACACCGGCCACCCAGCCCCAGCACAACTGCTTCAG GCAGCTGAGGCAGCATGTGGAGGCCCAGAGGCAGAGTCACAGAGCCATCGCTAGCGCCCTccggagaaagatggggagaatgCAGACCGCCATGACACACGTCAGGAGGCAGGTGGCGCTCATCTGTGAGAGCCTAGAGGtcatgggagagggggaggaagaaggggagggggaggagggtggagaggtgtATGAGGGATATGGAGAGGGTGAGACAACAGGGGAGAGTAATAcaagcagcagtagcagcagctctTGA